Proteins encoded in a region of the Bacillus sp. T3 genome:
- a CDS encoding YhgE/Pip domain-containing protein, translating to MDQASDGAGKVAQGAKELQGGSETLSSSLSELAAKSLQFQTGINKANAGSVVLATGVNTLSGGLSELGEGHKRLETASEQLLTGESELAAGLSQSKSGLEQVEAKIPALIAGTEQLQTGEQKLTSSLQQWQTSAQTASDSAKQINLGVQGLEQQLQPIISQLPPEQQEALRTTLTKLSDGTKQLSAGNAGLASAAGSIAAGGENLSTGLGNLAAGQKLLQSGIGQISDGSVRLETGANTIVTGQEKFIAGMKLFNEKLAQASSGSKALAQGSDELSNGVTKLADGTTKIVDGAGKLAAGSQQLVDGNEKLTNGSQELASKLAEGAEQTASVHGSNKTYNMMAAPVEVKNEKVNEVPNYGTGFAPYFLSLGLFVGALLLSIVFPLRESVGKPKNAFSWFLSKFAVISVIGIIQALLAVLVIVVGLGIEVQNIPLFLLFAIVTSLTFITLVQMLVTSLGDAGRFVAIIILILQLTTSAGTFPLELIPDFLQHFNAFLPMTYSVKGFKDVISSGDFASLWQNVVILGLYILAFITGTISYFTMMHKRRFSAATLTE from the coding sequence ATGGATCAGGCTAGTGATGGCGCTGGGAAAGTAGCCCAGGGTGCAAAAGAGTTACAGGGTGGTTCTGAAACTTTATCATCATCATTATCAGAATTAGCAGCGAAATCACTACAGTTTCAAACTGGAATAAACAAGGCAAATGCTGGTTCCGTGGTATTGGCAACAGGTGTTAACACCCTTTCTGGTGGATTATCAGAGCTTGGGGAAGGGCATAAGCGGCTTGAAACTGCTTCAGAGCAGCTTTTAACAGGTGAGAGTGAACTTGCTGCGGGTTTATCGCAATCGAAATCAGGACTGGAGCAGGTTGAGGCAAAAATTCCTGCGTTGATAGCTGGCACGGAACAACTGCAAACAGGTGAGCAAAAATTAACTTCTTCATTACAACAATGGCAGACAAGTGCGCAAACTGCATCCGATTCTGCTAAACAAATAAATTTAGGTGTTCAAGGGCTAGAGCAGCAATTGCAGCCGATTATAAGCCAGTTGCCACCTGAACAGCAGGAGGCCTTACGTACGACTTTAACAAAACTATCGGATGGTACAAAGCAATTATCTGCTGGCAATGCAGGACTTGCAAGTGCTGCTGGAAGCATTGCTGCTGGAGGAGAAAATTTATCAACAGGGTTAGGAAATCTTGCGGCAGGACAAAAACTTCTACAATCTGGAATCGGTCAAATCTCTGACGGAAGTGTCAGGTTGGAAACCGGTGCTAACACCATTGTGACTGGACAGGAGAAATTCATTGCTGGAATGAAATTGTTTAATGAAAAATTGGCTCAAGCAAGTAGCGGTTCTAAAGCTCTAGCACAAGGTTCGGATGAATTATCTAATGGTGTGACGAAGCTTGCTGATGGAACGACAAAAATAGTTGATGGTGCTGGCAAATTAGCAGCTGGATCACAACAACTAGTAGATGGAAATGAAAAACTGACGAATGGTTCACAGGAATTAGCATCAAAATTAGCTGAGGGGGCAGAGCAAACTGCCTCAGTTCACGGCTCTAACAAGACCTATAATATGATGGCTGCACCCGTTGAGGTGAAAAATGAAAAAGTGAATGAAGTACCGAATTATGGGACTGGATTTGCACCTTATTTTCTTTCACTCGGCCTATTTGTTGGTGCATTATTGCTTTCAATCGTCTTCCCATTACGTGAATCAGTTGGCAAACCTAAAAATGCCTTCAGCTGGTTCTTAAGTAAATTTGCTGTTATTTCTGTCATAGGGATCATCCAAGCGTTACTTGCCGTATTGGTTATAGTAGTTGGTTTAGGGATTGAGGTTCAAAATATCCCGTTATTTCTTCTCTTTGCCATTGTAACAAGTCTAACTTTTATCACGTTAGTACAGATGTTAGTTACATCGTTAGGGGATGCTGGACGGTTTGTTGCGATTATTATCTTGATTTTACAATTAACAACCAGTGCAGGAACCTTCCCGCTGGAATTGATACCAGATTTTCTTCAACACTTTAATGCATTCTTACCGATGACCTACAGTGTTAAAGGATTTAAAGATGTCATTTCAAGCGGAGATTTTGCGAGCTTGTGGCAAAATGTTGTCATTTTAGGCTTGTATATCCTTGCCTTTATTACAGGTACGATTTCTTATTTCACCATGATGCATAAGCGACGTTTCTCAGCAGCAACATTAACTGAGTAA
- a CDS encoding YhgE/Pip domain-containing protein: MKGNLIKGEWLAILRNKKLLIPVIAILFIPVLYAGMFLWAFWDPYERLADLPVVVVNEDSGASFDGKKINLGKDLTEKLKESAEFQFHIVNEKSKALDELKQQKYYLLIDIPSDFSENATTLLEKDPKKLKLVYVPNESYNFLSSQIGGTAIEK; the protein is encoded by the coding sequence TTGAAAGGGAATTTAATTAAGGGAGAATGGCTTGCGATACTTCGTAATAAAAAGCTGCTAATTCCTGTGATTGCAATATTATTCATCCCTGTTTTGTACGCTGGAATGTTTCTCTGGGCATTTTGGGATCCATATGAACGCTTAGCGGATCTTCCAGTTGTAGTTGTCAATGAAGACAGTGGCGCAAGCTTTGATGGTAAAAAGATTAATTTAGGAAAAGATTTGACTGAGAAGCTTAAGGAAAGTGCTGAGTTTCAATTTCATATAGTAAATGAAAAATCGAAAGCCTTAGATGAACTAAAACAGCAAAAATATTATTTGTTAATAGATATACCAAGTGACTTTTCAGAAAATGCAACGACTTTGCTCGAGAAGGATCCGAAAAAGTTAAAGCTTGTTTATGTACCAAACGAGAGTTATAACTTTCTCTCTTCACAAATTGGTGGAACAGCAATCGAAAAATAA
- a CDS encoding IS3 family transposase (programmed frameshift), with amino-acid sequence MSKNIYNEFQIKELEKNPNVVSVSERSISYSPEFKVKAVTDYKSGKTPSQIFIEHGFDLNMIGKDQPKRCLRRWRDSYKRFGEDGFLTERRGKGSTGRPSSKHLSVEEKLRKAEARIKFLEAENGLPKKAGRVRKAGAEEETILTAAEKFSLIEKTLRIHQLKKAVSFLCKLAGVSRSGYYDWLKAAPLRAQRDEQDELDIELIQEIFISKKEKVGALQIKMIMENDYTAIMNHKKIRRLMAKYNLVTKVRKANPYRKMAKATQEHRTCPNLLNREFNQEEPGKVLLTDITYLYFGKGQKAYLSCVKDGATREIIAYHLSTSLEMDIVYKTLKKLKVAVSNHFHPEAMLHSDQGVHYTHPLFQSKVKKLGITQSMSRKGNCWDNAPMESFFGHFKDLAEYKSLDNLKEVKREVDRVIEEYNHHRYQWGLNKMTLVQYLGHLLAA; translated from the exons ATGAGTAAGAATATTTATAATGAATTCCAAATTAAAGAGCTTGAGAAGAATCCTAATGTTGTGAGCGTTTCTGAAAGGTCAATCTCGTATAGTCCGGAATTTAAGGTAAAAGCAGTTACGGATTACAAAAGTGGAAAAACACCATCACAAATCTTTATTGAACATGGCTTTGACCTCAACATGATCGGTAAAGATCAACCTAAACGTTGTCTTAGGCGTTGGAGGGATTCGTATAAAAGGTTTGGAGAGGATGGTTTCCTTACAGAACGCAGAGGCAAAGGGAGTACAGGACGCCCTTCTTCAAAGCATCTTTCCGTGGAAGAGAAATTACGAAAAGCTGAGGCAAGAATTAAATTCCTTGAGGCAGAGAATG GACTTCCTAAAAAAGCTGGAAGAGTTAGAAAGGCAGGCGCTGAAGAAGAAACGATTTTAACGGCAGCTGAAAAGTTTTCTCTAATCGAGAAAACGTTAAGAATACATCAGTTAAAGAAAGCTGTTTCCTTCCTGTGTAAACTGGCAGGTGTAAGCCGTAGTGGCTACTATGATTGGTTGAAGGCTGCACCTTTACGTGCACAACGTGACGAGCAGGATGAATTGGATATAGAGTTAATCCAAGAAATTTTCATTAGCAAAAAGGAAAAAGTAGGTGCCCTCCAGATTAAAATGATTATGGAGAATGATTATACAGCCATAATGAATCACAAAAAAATTAGGCGTCTAATGGCAAAATATAATCTTGTAACCAAAGTAAGGAAGGCCAATCCCTATCGTAAGATGGCCAAGGCAACCCAGGAACATCGAACCTGCCCTAACCTTCTTAACCGAGAATTCAATCAGGAAGAACCAGGGAAAGTCCTGCTTACTGACATTACTTATCTCTATTTTGGAAAGGGTCAAAAAGCATATTTATCTTGCGTAAAGGATGGAGCTACAAGGGAAATTATTGCGTACCACTTGTCCACATCTTTAGAGATGGATATCGTCTATAAGACGTTAAAAAAGTTAAAAGTAGCTGTCAGCAATCATTTTCACCCAGAAGCCATGTTACATTCTGACCAAGGTGTCCACTATACGCATCCTCTATTCCAAAGCAAAGTGAAAAAGCTTGGCATAACTCAATCAATGTCCCGAAAGGGAAACTGTTGGGATAACGCACCAATGGAAAGCTTCTTTGGACATTTTAAGGATTTAGCAGAGTATAAATCCTTAGATAATTTAAAAGAGGTTAAGAGAGAAGTAGATCGAGTAATCGAAGAATATAACCATCACCGTTATCAATGGGGCTTAAATAAAATGACCCTGGTACAATACCTGGGCCACTTATTAGCTGCATAG
- a CDS encoding AMP-binding enzyme, with protein sequence MKGYYKMPEETEATIRNGWLYTGDLARKDEEGYFYIVDRKKDMIVVGGYNVYPREVEEVIYNHLDIVEVAVLGVPDPEFGEQVKCFVVSKNPFLTEENLITYCQESLAKYKIPKTIQFLTELPKNTTGKILRRALRQNILQGK encoded by the coding sequence ATGAAAGGCTATTATAAAATGCCTGAAGAAACGGAGGCTACGATTCGCAATGGATGGTTATATACAGGTGATTTAGCAAGAAAGGATGAGGAGGGCTATTTTTATATTGTTGATCGGAAGAAGGATATGATTGTTGTCGGTGGCTACAATGTATATCCACGCGAGGTTGAAGAAGTGATATATAACCATCTGGACATAGTTGAAGTCGCTGTTCTTGGCGTTCCAGACCCTGAATTTGGTGAACAAGTAAAATGTTTTGTTGTAAGTAAAAATCCATTCCTAACAGAAGAGAATCTTATTACCTATTGTCAAGAGTCCTTAGCAAAATATAAAATCCCAAAAACAATCCAGTTTTTAACAGAGCTTCCCAAAAATACGACTGGCAAAATACTAAGAAGAGCGTTAAGACAAAACATTTTACAGGGAAAGTAA
- a CDS encoding MBL fold metallo-hydrolase — translation MQLSIVGCWGGYPKANEASSGYLLKQNGYNLLVDCGSGVLSKLQNLIKPEELNGLILSHYHADHIADIGVLQHALLIQGFLGNQVPCLPIYGHALNSLEFSKLTYKNITNGVAYDPKATINVGPLTIRFLRTEHPVPCYAMRIEADQKVFVYTADTAFKEELIDFSKDADLLLCECNLFGNMNGKGAGHMTSFDAGTLAAQANVKKLILTHLPHFGDLQQLVMEASQHYAGAIVLAAQDMVVDI, via the coding sequence ATGCAACTATCAATTGTTGGTTGTTGGGGTGGTTATCCAAAAGCAAATGAAGCAAGCTCAGGGTATCTGCTTAAGCAAAATGGATACAATTTACTCGTTGATTGTGGGAGCGGGGTTTTATCCAAGCTTCAGAACTTAATTAAGCCAGAAGAACTAAATGGATTGATCCTGTCCCATTATCATGCGGATCATATAGCTGATATTGGTGTACTTCAGCATGCGCTTTTAATCCAAGGATTTTTGGGTAATCAAGTACCGTGCTTACCTATATATGGACATGCTTTAAACAGCCTGGAGTTTTCAAAGCTTACCTATAAAAACATAACAAATGGTGTTGCTTATGACCCGAAAGCAACCATTAATGTTGGGCCGCTTACGATTCGCTTTTTACGAACAGAGCATCCTGTACCATGCTATGCGATGAGAATCGAAGCAGATCAAAAGGTATTCGTGTATACAGCTGATACAGCGTTTAAAGAAGAACTAATCGACTTTAGCAAGGACGCCGATTTGCTGTTATGTGAATGTAACCTATTTGGCAACATGAATGGAAAAGGGGCAGGGCATATGACAAGCTTCGATGCCGGCACTCTAGCCGCACAAGCTAATGTGAAGAAACTGATCCTTACCCATCTTCCGCATTTCGGAGATTTACAGCAGCTTGTTATGGAAGCCTCACAGCATTACGCGGGTGCGATTGTATTGGCTGCTCAAGATATGGTTGTAGACATTTAA
- the yhfH gene encoding protein YhfH, protein MLENALEFFRNLPPKNCTECGDVIEEQHECYGNKCEKCLSVTA, encoded by the coding sequence ATGCTAGAAAACGCCTTAGAATTTTTCAGAAATTTACCACCGAAAAACTGTACTGAATGCGGTGATGTGATTGAAGAGCAACATGAATGTTACGGTAACAAATGTGAAAAGTGTTTAAGTGTTACAGCCTAA
- a CDS encoding lipoate--protein ligase has protein sequence MLFIDNKGITDARINLAIEEYALKNLDINETYLLFYINSPSIIIGKNQNTIEEINTEYVEANEIQVVRRLSGGGAVYHDLGNLNFSFITKDDGESFHNFLKFTQPVIEALQQLGVNAELSGRNDLVVEGRKISGNAQFSTKGRMFSHGTLMFDSEIDSVVSALKVKKDKIESKGIKSIRSRVANIFEFLSNKITIEEFRLKLLQSIFGTDKEIPEYVLTDDDWEQIHQLSKERYQNWDWNYGKSPKFNLQHSHRFPIGQIDIRLEVHKGQIEQCKIFGDFFGVGNVCDIERLLTGINYEKKAIEDALSEIEIKHFFGNITKEEFVQLLY, from the coding sequence ATGTTATTTATTGATAACAAAGGAATTACAGATGCTCGGATCAATTTAGCGATTGAAGAGTACGCCTTAAAAAATTTAGATATTAATGAAACGTATTTATTGTTTTACATAAATTCTCCATCGATTATTATTGGGAAAAATCAAAATACGATTGAGGAAATCAACACAGAATATGTCGAAGCAAATGAAATTCAAGTCGTGCGTCGTCTTTCAGGAGGTGGAGCTGTTTATCATGATTTAGGTAACTTGAATTTCAGCTTTATCACGAAGGATGATGGCGAGAGTTTTCATAATTTCTTGAAGTTTACACAACCAGTGATTGAGGCGCTTCAACAGCTTGGTGTGAATGCAGAATTAAGTGGTAGGAATGATCTTGTTGTTGAAGGGCGGAAAATTTCTGGTAATGCTCAATTCTCGACTAAAGGAAGAATGTTTAGTCATGGAACGCTAATGTTTGATTCGGAAATCGACAGTGTTGTTTCCGCATTAAAGGTAAAAAAGGACAAAATTGAATCAAAGGGAATTAAATCGATTCGCAGTCGTGTTGCAAATATCTTTGAATTTTTATCAAACAAAATCACGATTGAGGAATTTCGCTTAAAACTTTTGCAAAGTATATTCGGAACAGACAAAGAAATTCCTGAATATGTCTTAACAGATGATGATTGGGAGCAGATTCATCAGCTATCTAAGGAACGGTATCAAAATTGGGATTGGAATTATGGCAAATCACCAAAATTTAATTTGCAGCATTCGCATCGCTTCCCAATAGGACAAATTGATATTCGCCTTGAGGTTCATAAGGGCCAAATTGAACAGTGCAAAATATTTGGGGATTTCTTTGGGGTCGGAAATGTGTGTGATATTGAAAGACTGCTTACTGGAATAAACTATGAAAAGAAGGCAATCGAGGATGCGCTTTCTGAAATAGAAATTAAACATTTCTTTGGGAATATTACGAAAGAAGAATTCGTTCAATTACTTTATTAA
- a CDS encoding ABC transporter permease subunit yields the protein MFTAIFGSVEAGVIYALMALGVYLSFRILDFPDLTVDGSFVTGASVAAVLIVEGVSPVLATIAALLAGVLAGLLTGLLHTKGKINPLLSGILMMIALYSINLRIMGKSNVPLLQEETVITQINDFWSKLGIDAGLESLFISMGLGDYVPRTWGILLVMLVLTLVVKFAIDWFLKTDLGLAIRATGDNETMIRSFSANTDFLKTLGLGISNGLVALSGALIAQYGGFSDVGMGIGMIVIGLASVIIGEAVFGTKSIVRATLAVIGGAVLYRIIVSLALRVEFLDTGDMKLITACIVIIALVIPKIMGAQRERKRKRKRLLEARKSQSSVKKSGEQLASIKSDI from the coding sequence ATGTTTACCGCAATATTTGGCTCTGTAGAAGCTGGTGTCATTTATGCACTGATGGCTTTAGGAGTTTACCTTTCTTTTAGAATATTAGATTTTCCGGACTTAACGGTGGATGGGAGCTTCGTAACAGGAGCTTCTGTCGCCGCTGTTCTCATTGTTGAGGGTGTTAGTCCTGTTCTGGCTACAATTGCCGCACTTCTGGCTGGTGTTCTAGCTGGATTATTAACAGGATTACTTCATACAAAGGGTAAAATAAATCCGCTTTTGTCGGGAATTCTGATGATGATTGCCCTTTACTCTATTAATCTACGAATTATGGGGAAATCGAATGTCCCACTATTACAAGAAGAAACGGTTATTACCCAAATCAATGATTTTTGGAGCAAGCTAGGCATTGATGCTGGGCTTGAATCACTGTTTATCAGCATGGGCTTGGGAGATTATGTTCCTAGAACATGGGGCATCTTATTGGTTATGCTTGTACTAACTTTAGTGGTGAAATTTGCAATTGATTGGTTTTTAAAAACTGATTTAGGTTTGGCCATTCGTGCGACTGGTGACAATGAAACAATGATCCGTAGTTTCTCGGCTAATACTGATTTCTTGAAAACGTTAGGTTTAGGGATTTCTAATGGTTTAGTCGCTCTATCTGGTGCATTGATTGCACAGTACGGTGGATTTAGCGATGTTGGAATGGGGATTGGAATGATCGTCATTGGTCTTGCCTCTGTCATTATCGGTGAAGCTGTCTTCGGAACAAAAAGTATCGTACGCGCAACTCTAGCTGTCATTGGTGGTGCGGTTCTATATCGTATCATCGTTTCACTTGCGCTTCGCGTCGAATTTCTTGATACAGGTGATATGAAATTAATTACAGCCTGCATTGTCATCATTGCTCTTGTAATTCCTAAAATAATGGGAGCACAGCGTGAACGAAAACGGAAGCGCAAACGGCTGTTAGAGGCAAGAAAAAGTCAAAGTTCAGTAAAGAAAAGTGGTGAGCAGCTTGCTTCAATTAAATCAGATATTTAA
- the hemY gene encoding protoporphyrinogen oxidase has translation MLEKKQRVVIIGGGITGLATAYYLQKHAAEHNLPFEVKLIEASHRLGGKIQTVVQDGYVIERGPDSFLERKQSALRLAKEVGIDHLLVNNSAGQSFILANERIYPMPGGSIMGIPTEVGPFITTQLFSVTGKMRAAADLLIPRSCMKEDQSLGHFFRRRLGDEVLENLIEPLLSGIYAGDIDQLSLMSTFPQFYQVEQKYRSLILGMRKTSPQKSKSTEGSSKKKGVFLTVETGLQSFVEAIESKLQPQSVIKGYRVEAVTKAGEEYEIELNSRERIMADSVVVAVPHLTASSIFSKYNYFSVFKDVPATSVATVALAFPEKAIKKDINGTGFVVSRNSDFSITACTWTHKKWPHSTPKGKVLLRCYVGRPGHETIVDLSDDEIINIVLDDLNKTMDITEKPELSVVTRWKDSMPQYTVGHQKRIDSVTEMMAEELPGIFLAGSSYQGIGVPDCIDQAEAAVKKVLQYLQKATVS, from the coding sequence ATGTTAGAAAAAAAACAAAGGGTAGTTATTATTGGGGGCGGAATAACAGGTCTCGCAACAGCCTACTACTTGCAAAAGCATGCTGCCGAACATAACCTACCTTTTGAAGTGAAGCTAATTGAAGCATCTCATCGGCTCGGTGGAAAAATACAAACGGTTGTTCAAGATGGGTATGTTATTGAAAGAGGTCCTGATTCGTTCCTCGAGCGGAAACAGAGTGCCTTGCGACTTGCGAAGGAGGTGGGAATAGACCATCTTCTCGTAAACAATTCGGCAGGTCAATCCTTTATTCTTGCAAATGAGCGGATATACCCGATGCCAGGTGGCTCGATTATGGGAATTCCAACGGAAGTAGGTCCTTTTATCACAACCCAGTTATTCTCAGTAACTGGTAAGATGAGAGCGGCGGCTGATTTGCTGATCCCGAGATCATGCATGAAGGAGGATCAGTCACTAGGACATTTCTTTAGGCGCCGGTTGGGGGATGAGGTATTGGAAAATTTAATTGAACCTCTCTTATCGGGAATCTATGCTGGGGATATTGATCAGCTTAGCTTAATGTCTACATTTCCACAGTTTTATCAGGTGGAGCAAAAATACCGCAGTTTAATTCTTGGAATGAGAAAAACATCACCGCAAAAGTCAAAAAGCACGGAAGGCTCTTCGAAGAAAAAGGGGGTTTTCTTAACTGTTGAAACAGGTTTGCAATCCTTTGTCGAAGCAATCGAATCGAAGCTTCAACCACAATCTGTCATTAAGGGCTACCGTGTCGAGGCGGTTACAAAAGCTGGAGAGGAATATGAGATAGAGTTAAATAGTAGAGAAAGAATCATGGCTGACAGTGTTGTTGTGGCCGTTCCGCATCTTACCGCATCATCGATCTTTTCTAAATACAATTATTTCTCTGTTTTTAAAGATGTCCCTGCAACCTCGGTCGCTACTGTCGCCCTTGCATTTCCCGAAAAGGCGATAAAAAAGGACATAAATGGGACAGGCTTCGTTGTATCAAGAAATAGTGACTTTTCAATCACAGCTTGTACGTGGACACATAAAAAATGGCCGCACAGTACACCGAAGGGTAAGGTTTTACTCCGTTGCTATGTTGGGAGACCAGGTCATGAGACAATTGTTGACTTGTCAGATGATGAGATAATAAATATTGTCCTAGATGATTTAAACAAAACAATGGACATAACAGAAAAACCAGAATTATCCGTAGTGACACGCTGGAAGGATTCGATGCCACAATACACAGTCGGCCATCAGAAACGAATAGATTCAGTTACGGAAATGATGGCAGAAGAGCTACCAGGCATTTTTCTTGCCGGAAGCTCCTATCAAGGAATTGGTGTGCCCGATTGTATTGACCAAGCAGAGGCAGCAGTCAAGAAAGTGCTTCAATACTTACAAAAAGCAACTGTTTCTTAA
- a CDS encoding ABC transporter substrate-binding protein: MKKNWKSFVTAGLIGGLLLTGCSSKETDKAGDDKDSKKTYKVGVTQIVEHPSLDAAYDGFKKALKDAGLDVDFDVQIAQGDQNNNQSIANNFVGDGVDLIFANSTPSALGALNATKDIPIVFTSVTDPVGGGLVKSMDEPGANITGTTDTHPDAIPNTVKFMDEQFEGKNVGVIYNAGEQNSVAQIDLVKKAMKGTDLKLVEATVSTSAEVKQAAESLIGKVDMIYIITDNTVVSALESVVQVSNEQKLPLFVGELDSVKRGGFAAYGFDYYDIGYEAGEMAAQILKGEKKPSELPVQYPQKLKLLINKDAASKMGVEIKDEWNSMAEFTK, translated from the coding sequence GTGAAGAAAAACTGGAAAAGTTTTGTAACAGCAGGCTTAATTGGCGGATTACTACTAACTGGCTGTAGCAGTAAAGAAACCGATAAAGCTGGAGATGATAAAGACTCTAAAAAAACATATAAAGTGGGTGTGACGCAAATCGTCGAGCATCCATCGTTAGATGCTGCATATGATGGTTTTAAAAAGGCGCTTAAAGATGCAGGTTTAGATGTCGATTTTGATGTTCAGATCGCACAAGGTGATCAAAATAATAACCAAAGTATAGCTAATAATTTTGTTGGTGATGGAGTAGATTTAATTTTCGCCAATTCAACACCTAGTGCTTTAGGAGCATTAAATGCAACAAAGGATATCCCAATTGTGTTTACTTCTGTAACCGATCCTGTTGGTGGTGGTCTAGTTAAATCGATGGACGAACCAGGAGCTAATATTACAGGAACAACCGATACTCATCCTGATGCGATTCCAAACACCGTTAAATTTATGGATGAACAGTTCGAAGGGAAAAATGTTGGGGTTATCTATAATGCCGGCGAACAGAATTCAGTTGCACAAATTGACCTTGTTAAAAAGGCAATGAAGGGAACGGATCTGAAATTAGTTGAAGCGACAGTATCTACGTCTGCAGAAGTAAAGCAGGCCGCTGAATCTTTAATTGGCAAGGTTGATATGATTTACATCATTACCGATAACACAGTTGTTTCGGCGTTAGAATCAGTTGTACAAGTTTCAAATGAACAAAAATTACCACTATTTGTAGGGGAACTTGATTCAGTAAAACGCGGTGGATTTGCAGCTTATGGCTTCGATTATTATGATATTGGCTATGAAGCAGGTGAAATGGCTGCACAAATTTTAAAAGGTGAGAAAAAACCAAGTGAACTTCCTGTACAATATCCTCAGAAACTAAAGCTGTTAATTAATAAGGATGCCGCATCAAAAATGGGCGTTGAAATTAAAGATGAATGGAATTCAATGGCTGAATTTACAAAATAA
- a CDS encoding TetR/AcrR family transcriptional regulator, protein MILEAATKSFSLFGFKATTMDQVAKLANVGKGTIYTFFKNKEELFDEIISGLIFEMKAAADEAIDPALHFHENLHRALFKMIEFRSQHQLMIKLFQEEREMGTLAVQEVIAKVEQTIISYIKEKLIIGVERKEIESCDPEITAFIIIKMYIALIFDWEKRHVPLSKEEIAKLFERYIVKGLSK, encoded by the coding sequence ATGATACTAGAGGCTGCGACAAAATCATTTTCTTTATTTGGATTTAAGGCAACGACAATGGACCAAGTCGCCAAATTGGCCAACGTTGGGAAAGGAACGATTTATACCTTTTTTAAAAATAAAGAAGAGCTGTTTGATGAAATTATTTCAGGTTTAATTTTCGAAATGAAAGCAGCAGCAGATGAAGCAATCGATCCAGCGCTTCATTTCCATGAAAATCTGCATCGTGCTCTGTTCAAAATGATTGAATTTCGTAGTCAGCATCAATTGATGATCAAGCTTTTTCAGGAAGAAAGGGAAATGGGGACACTGGCAGTTCAAGAAGTGATTGCGAAGGTTGAGCAAACCATTATTAGCTATATTAAGGAAAAGCTGATCATTGGGGTAGAAAGAAAGGAAATAGAGAGCTGTGACCCGGAAATAACTGCGTTTATTATTATTAAAATGTACATTGCCTTGATTTTTGATTGGGAAAAAAGGCACGTACCACTATCAAAGGAAGAAATAGCAAAACTATTTGAAAGATATATCGTGAAAGGATTATCTAAATAG
- a CDS encoding ABC transporter ATP-binding protein, with translation MLQLNQIFKVFNEGTPDEKIALDHVSLNMKKGDFVTVIGSNGAGKSTLMNIISGKLITDIGTVSIDGSNVTNVREHKRAKLIGRVFQDPMAGTAPKMTIEENLAIAYSRVGVRGLRSGLSKKRRDFFKEKLEMLHLGLENRLQAKAGLLSGGERQALSLLMATFTEPKILLLDEHTAALDPSRAELVTQLTKEIVNEYHLTTLMVTHNMQQALDLGNRLIMMDKGQIIFEANEEQKKDLTIDRLLAEFQRIRGEKMNSDRAVLI, from the coding sequence TTGCTTCAATTAAATCAGATATTTAAGGTTTTCAATGAAGGTACACCAGATGAGAAAATCGCCTTGGATCATGTTAGTCTGAATATGAAAAAGGGGGATTTTGTCACAGTTATCGGTAGTAATGGAGCAGGAAAATCGACGTTAATGAACATTATTTCAGGGAAGCTCATCACGGATATTGGGACGGTTTCAATTGATGGAAGTAACGTGACAAATGTGAGAGAGCACAAACGCGCAAAGCTTATTGGCCGCGTGTTTCAGGATCCAATGGCTGGTACAGCACCCAAAATGACGATTGAAGAAAATTTGGCGATTGCCTACTCAAGAGTAGGTGTGCGAGGCTTGCGAAGTGGACTATCAAAAAAACGACGTGATTTCTTTAAAGAGAAGCTAGAAATGCTTCATTTAGGTTTGGAGAACCGCTTGCAGGCGAAAGCCGGTTTATTATCGGGTGGTGAGCGGCAAGCATTATCATTGTTAATGGCGACTTTTACCGAGCCCAAAATTCTGCTTTTAGATGAGCATACTGCAGCGCTAGATCCATCACGTGCTGAGCTGGTGACGCAATTAACAAAGGAAATTGTTAATGAATATCATTTGACGACGCTGATGGTTACGCATAATATGCAGCAGGCGTTAGATCTTGGGAATCGCTTGATTATGATGGATAAAGGTCAAATTATTTTCGAAGCAAATGAGGAACAGAAGAAGGATTTAACGATTGACCGACTTCTAGCTGAATTCCAACGAATTCGTGGAGAAAAAATGAACAGTGACCGAGCTGTATTGATTTAG